Proteins co-encoded in one Halorussus vallis genomic window:
- a CDS encoding ABC transporter ATP-binding protein codes for MIEVENLRKEYGGFTAVEGSSFAIPDGEVFGVVGPNGAGKTTTLKMLAGLIEPTSGTARVAGYDARDPQMRTRLGFLPEESPLYEDMTPRSYLEFFADLYDVPAGTARKRIRETLDRLDLEHRDRRLGDMSKGMKRKVAIARSLVNDPDVLIYDEPASGLDPLTTNYIVEFTRDLAESGKTVVFSAHNLFHVESICDRVAVMNDGRIVARGSVEEIREEHGRTEYNVYTTVDVEGSAPDGDRFCRTVESMDAVEETRDLAAARGGEVVDIQTHTPSLEDIFLDIARESPGVEGRP; via the coding sequence ATGATCGAAGTCGAAAATCTGCGGAAAGAATACGGCGGTTTCACCGCCGTCGAAGGGAGTAGCTTCGCCATCCCGGACGGCGAGGTGTTCGGCGTCGTCGGCCCCAACGGCGCGGGCAAGACCACGACGCTGAAGATGCTCGCCGGACTCATCGAACCGACCAGCGGCACCGCCCGAGTCGCGGGCTACGACGCCCGCGACCCCCAGATGCGGACCCGACTCGGATTCCTCCCCGAGGAGTCGCCGCTGTACGAGGACATGACGCCCCGGAGCTACCTGGAGTTCTTCGCCGACCTCTACGACGTGCCGGCCGGCACCGCCCGAAAGCGCATCCGCGAGACGTTGGACCGCCTCGACCTCGAACACCGCGACCGGCGACTCGGCGACATGTCGAAGGGGATGAAGCGGAAGGTCGCCATCGCGCGCTCGCTGGTCAACGACCCGGACGTGCTCATCTACGACGAACCCGCCAGCGGCCTCGACCCGCTGACGACCAACTACATCGTGGAGTTCACCCGCGACCTCGCCGAGTCGGGCAAGACCGTCGTGTTCAGCGCCCACAACCTCTTCCACGTCGAGAGCATCTGCGACCGCGTCGCGGTGATGAACGACGGTCGCATCGTCGCGCGCGGGAGCGTCGAGGAGATCCGCGAAGAACACGGCCGGACCGAGTACAACGTCTACACCACGGTCGACGTCGAGGGGTCGGCGCCAGACGGCGACCGGTTCTGCCGCACCGTCGAGAGCATGGACGCCGTCGAGGAGACTCGCGACCTCGCCGCCGCGCGCGGCGGCGAGGTCGTCGACATCCAGACCCACACGCCGAGCCTCGAAGACATCTTCCTCGACATCGCGCGCGAGTCGCCGGGCGTGGAGGGTCGGCCGTGA
- a CDS encoding ABC transporter permease subunit, with translation MKLRKTLRIARWEVSKNAGQLDRRTLAVAAVVLVLVAGLTPLVAQRGVTLDDGIYRVGVSEDSPYHDVVTMTNDSAFVAVEPNAQAYLDGEMEVLIQPGQPIVATRTPKGQAALSELRKSVERYNDRQMTKESDRAAAFPVNVSVVYADQNTGLSARAGASGAGSGASSVETRTTREGEMRLGGGGSGGDGSGSGGETGGGAGGAGTATAQSSEGGSAVPPSVGDSGGSLFGSGGRSGTPADIAPPFPFESLVLAFAFILPMNFVIQAYASSVMDERINDRGELLLVSPVSRGDIIAGKTLPYFAGMVGIASVTALGIAALTPAAAGGPLAVAATALTLVASVVPIAALFLACAFVGAMFARSFKELTFVTVSLSVFLTAYAFVPAIFTDVHPVAAISPLTLVVRALQGEGVPLGDYAFSTLPLFLTAGVLFALGAGVYREEDMFTQRSVPLKFLDALDGQISGKWSVAKLSALSIPFVFVGELLVVALLFALPVSLSMPALLVAIAFVEEVAKSVGVYAGFAHARFDRTPSAAVVLGALSGLGFFVGEKATAVAQLVGLPNLELGRAAFGTATGLGLEASPLVLVGLFLAPLALHAVTAAGTAVGASKGREWYFGALLWATLVHAAYNLTVVTSLG, from the coding sequence GTGAAGCTCCGGAAGACGCTCCGCATCGCGCGCTGGGAGGTTTCGAAGAACGCCGGGCAACTCGACCGGCGGACGCTCGCCGTTGCAGCGGTCGTCCTGGTGCTCGTGGCGGGGCTGACGCCGCTGGTCGCCCAGCGGGGCGTCACCCTCGACGACGGAATCTATCGCGTCGGCGTCTCGGAGGACAGCCCCTACCACGACGTCGTGACGATGACGAACGACTCCGCGTTCGTCGCGGTCGAACCGAACGCGCAGGCGTACCTCGACGGCGAGATGGAGGTGCTGATTCAACCCGGCCAACCGATCGTGGCGACCCGAACGCCCAAGGGCCAGGCCGCGCTCTCGGAACTCCGGAAGTCGGTCGAGCGGTACAACGACCGACAGATGACGAAAGAGAGCGACCGGGCCGCCGCGTTCCCGGTGAACGTGTCGGTCGTCTACGCCGATCAGAACACCGGACTCTCGGCACGCGCCGGAGCCAGCGGCGCTGGCTCCGGCGCGTCTAGCGTCGAGACGCGCACGACCCGCGAGGGCGAGATGCGCCTCGGCGGCGGTGGCAGTGGCGGTGACGGAAGCGGGTCCGGCGGCGAAACCGGCGGCGGTGCCGGCGGCGCCGGCACCGCCACCGCACAGTCGTCCGAGGGTGGGTCGGCGGTGCCGCCTTCGGTTGGCGATTCCGGCGGGTCGCTGTTCGGAAGCGGCGGTCGGTCGGGGACGCCCGCCGACATCGCGCCGCCGTTCCCCTTCGAGTCGCTGGTGCTGGCGTTCGCGTTCATCTTGCCGATGAACTTCGTCATCCAAGCGTACGCCTCCAGCGTCATGGACGAGCGAATCAACGACCGCGGGGAACTGTTGCTTGTTTCGCCGGTTTCGCGCGGCGACATCATCGCGGGCAAGACCCTACCGTACTTCGCCGGGATGGTGGGAATCGCCTCCGTGACGGCACTCGGCATCGCCGCGCTGACCCCCGCCGCGGCGGGTGGCCCGCTTGCGGTGGCGGCGACCGCGCTGACCTTGGTCGCTTCCGTCGTCCCCATCGCGGCGCTGTTCCTGGCCTGCGCGTTCGTCGGCGCGATGTTCGCCCGGTCGTTCAAGGAACTCACCTTCGTCACCGTCTCGCTGTCGGTGTTCCTGACCGCCTACGCGTTCGTCCCGGCCATCTTCACCGACGTCCACCCGGTCGCAGCCATCTCGCCGCTGACGCTGGTGGTCCGGGCGCTCCAGGGCGAAGGCGTCCCGCTGGGCGACTACGCGTTCTCGACGCTCCCGCTGTTCCTGACCGCGGGCGTTCTCTTCGCGCTCGGCGCGGGCGTCTACCGCGAGGAGGATATGTTCACCCAGCGGTCGGTTCCGCTGAAGTTCCTCGACGCGCTCGACGGCCAGATCTCGGGCAAGTGGAGCGTCGCGAAGTTGAGCGCGCTCTCGATTCCGTTCGTCTTCGTCGGCGAACTCCTCGTGGTCGCGCTCCTGTTCGCACTCCCGGTGTCGCTTTCGATGCCGGCCCTGCTGGTCGCCATCGCGTTCGTCGAGGAGGTCGCCAAGAGCGTCGGCGTCTACGCCGGGTTCGCCCACGCCAGGTTCGACCGCACGCCCTCGGCGGCGGTCGTCCTCGGCGCGCTCTCGGGGCTGGGCTTCTTCGTCGGCGAGAAGGCGACGGCGGTGGCCCAGCTCGTCGGCCTGCCGAACCTCGAACTCGGCCGGGCGGCGTTCGGCACCGCCACCGGCCTCGGCCTCGAGGCGTCGCCGCTCGTGCTGGTCGGACTCTTCCTCGCGCCGCTGGCGCTACACGCGGTCACCGCCGCGGGGACCGCCGTCGGCGCGTCGAAGGGCCGCGAGTGGTACTTCGGAGCGCTACTGTGGGCGACACTGGTTCACGCCGCCTACAACCTCACGGTGGTGACCAGCCTTGGATAA
- a CDS encoding ABC transporter permease translates to MDKRLTVARRELASLRSEKTIVLAILIQLFVAAFSSFLAVGLVSLYDPGSVSNQFVVEFGVTGEAGDELAPVIEREDGWDAVEYEDTETAMRDFRRGAIHAVIEVERAPDGSARVTATAPDGNVRTTLVVTQIKELLDTFERHERQRLDDRLVRTPLDLPPKGASSPYFGFTYTVLVPLLMFLPVFISGSVAVDTITEEYDRGTLELLRVTPLTATDIVDGKLLAMGVLAPTQAAAWLALLSLNGTAVSNPAEILVLVTGFSLAVVTLGAALALRFRDRKQAQFLFSMGVLVVFSATYLLPESPANTVAKLAIGSPTTLTHAMVGVYAVASLVGYLAVRQLVNVRGLRE, encoded by the coding sequence TTGGATAAGCGCCTGACGGTCGCCCGGCGCGAACTCGCCTCACTCCGGAGCGAGAAGACCATCGTACTCGCCATCCTGATACAGCTGTTCGTCGCGGCGTTCTCGTCGTTCCTCGCCGTGGGGCTGGTTTCGCTGTACGACCCCGGTTCGGTGTCGAACCAGTTCGTGGTGGAGTTCGGCGTCACCGGCGAGGCGGGCGACGAACTCGCGCCCGTCATCGAACGCGAGGACGGCTGGGACGCCGTCGAGTACGAGGACACCGAGACGGCCATGCGGGACTTCCGGCGCGGTGCGATTCACGCGGTAATCGAGGTCGAGCGCGCCCCAGACGGAAGCGCGCGGGTCACCGCCACCGCACCGGACGGCAACGTCCGGACCACGCTGGTCGTGACCCAGATCAAGGAACTGCTCGACACCTTCGAGCGCCACGAGCGCCAGCGTCTCGACGACCGCCTCGTCCGCACGCCGCTCGACCTCCCGCCGAAGGGCGCATCGAGCCCCTACTTCGGCTTCACCTACACCGTGCTGGTGCCCCTGCTGATGTTCTTGCCGGTGTTCATCAGCGGGAGCGTCGCCGTCGACACCATCACCGAGGAGTACGACCGCGGGACGCTCGAACTCCTCCGGGTGACGCCGCTGACCGCCACCGACATCGTCGACGGGAAACTGCTGGCGATGGGCGTCCTCGCGCCGACGCAGGCGGCCGCGTGGCTGGCGCTGCTCTCGCTCAACGGCACCGCGGTTTCGAATCCGGCCGAGATTCTGGTGCTCGTCACCGGCTTCTCGCTCGCGGTCGTGACGCTCGGCGCGGCGCTCGCGCTCCGGTTCCGCGACCGCAAGCAGGCCCAGTTCCTCTTCTCGATGGGCGTGCTGGTCGTGTTCAGCGCGACCTACCTCCTGCCGGAGTCGCCCGCCAACACCGTGGCGAAACTGGCCATCGGGAGTCCGACGACGCTGACCCACGCGATGGTCGGCGTCTACGCGGTCGCGTCGCTGGTCGGTTATCTCGCGGTCCGGCAGTTGGTGAACGTCCGCGGTCTGCGAGAGTAG